The following proteins are encoded in a genomic region of Gossypium hirsutum isolate 1008001.06 chromosome D05, Gossypium_hirsutum_v2.1, whole genome shotgun sequence:
- the LOC107902769 gene encoding proline-rich extensin-like protein EPR1 — protein MKLFALLPQITLVVLLVIADQSIALSFASLTNVYGRQNGDVKAGFSKHSTALQSVFMKDGMEYGRSPPLYVYPPSSLPPQSPPTIRYPPPSQDYPPPIYRLPPPIQLSPPIESHPPPTQYSPPAQGRTPPTQAHSPPTQYPPPTQTHPPPTQGCTPPTQAHPPPTQFTPPTQAHPPPRQYPPPTQAHPPPRQYSPPTQTHPPPMQYSPPTQTPPRRYLPPTQAHPPPKQYLPPTQGHPPPTQTHPPPMQYPPPTQTHPPPTQAHSPPTQYPPPTQTHPPPTQGCTPPTQAHPPPRQYPPPTQAHPPPRQYSPPTQTHPPPTQTHPPPRQYPPPTQTHPPPMQYSPPTQTPPRQYPPPTQAHPPPRQYSPPPQGHPPPTQTPPQRQYPPPTQAHSPPTQYSPPTQAHPPPRQYPPPIQAHPPPRQYSPPTQGHPPPTLTHPPPRQCPPPTQTHPPPTQTPPPRQYPPPTQAHPPPRLYPPPIQAHPPPTQTHPPPTQYPPPTQAHPPPTQTHPPPTQTHPPPTQYPPPTQAHPPPRQYSPLIQTHPPPMQYTPPTKGCEPPTQAHPPPRQYSPPTQTHPPPTQYSPPTQSHPPPMQYSPPTQIHPQPPQSPPSYGPPYQYPPPSGGYSPPYFAVSVP, from the coding sequence ATGAAGTTGTTTGCTTTGCTTCCGCAAATTACATTGGTGGTGCTGCTAGTGATCGCAGATCAAAGCATTGCCCTTTCGTTTGCTTCTTTAACCAATGTATATGGGAGGCAAAATGGTGATGTTAAAGCTGGCTTTTCAAAGCATTCCACTGCTCTTCAATCTGTATTCATGAAAGATGGAATGGAGTATGGTCGATCACCACCTTTATACGTGTATCCTCCTTCCTCTTTACCTCCTCAAAGTCCACCAACGATACGATATCCACCACCATCTCAAGACTACCCACCTCCTATTTATCGACTTCCTCCTCCTATACAACTCTCACCACCCATTGAAAGTCATCCACCACCAACGCAATACTCGCCACCCGCTCAAGGTCGCACACCACCTACACAAGCTCATTCACCACCAACGCAATACCCGCCACCCACTCAAACTCATCCACCACCTACTCAAGGTTGCACACCACCTACTCAAGCTCATCCACCACCAACACAATTCACACCACCCACTCAAGCTCATCCTCCACCAAGACAATACCCACCACCTACTCAAGCTCATCCACCACCAAGGCAATACTCACCACCCACTCAAACACATCCACCACCAATGCAATACTCACCGCCAACTCAAACTCCACCAAGGCGATACCTGCCACCCACTCAAGCTCATCCTCCACCAAAGCAATACTTGCCACCCACTCAAGGCCATCCACCACCCACACAAACTCATCCTCCACCAATGCAATACCCACCACCCACTCAAACACATCCACCACCTACACAAGCTCATTCACCACCAACGCAATACCCGCCACCCACTCAAACTCATCCACCACCTACTCAAGGTTGCACACCACCTACTCAAGCTCATCCTCCACCAAGACAATACCCACCACCCACTCAAGCTCATCCACCACCAAGGCAATACTCGCCACCCACTCAAACACATCCACCGCCCACACAGACTCATCCTCCACCAAGGCAATACCCACCACCCACTCAAACACATCCACCACCAATGCAATACTCACCGCCAACTCAAACTCCACCTAGGCAATACCCGCCACCCACTCAAGCTCATCCTCCACCAAGGCAATACTCGCCACCCCCTCAAGGCCATCCACCACCAACTCAAACTCCTCCACAAAGGCAATACCCGCCTCCCACTCAAGCTCATTCACCACCAACACAATACTCGCCACCCACTCAAGCTCATCCTCCACCAAGGCAATACCCACCACCCATTCAAGCTCATCCACCACCAAGGCAATACTCGCCACCCACTCAGGGCCATCCACCACCTACACTAACTCACCCTCCACCAAGGCAATGCCCACCACCCACTCAAACACATCCACCACCAACTCAAACTCCTCCACCAAGGCAATACCCGCCACCCACTCAAGCACATCCACCACCAAGGCTATACCCACCACCTATTCAAGCTCATCCACCACCCACTCAAACACATCCACCGCCAACGCAATACCCGCCACCCACACAAGCTCATCCGCCACCCACTCAAACCCATCCACCACCCACTCAAACACATCCACCGCCAACGCAATACCCGCCACCCACACAAGCTCATCCGCCACCAAGGCAATACTCACCACTCATTCAAACACATCCACCACCAATGCAATACACGCCACCCACTAAAGGTTGTGAACCACCTACTCAAGCTCATCCTCCACCGAGGCAATACTCACCTCCAACTCAAACTCATCCACCACCAACCCAATACTCGCCGCCCACTCAAAGTCATCCACCACCAATGCAGTACTCACCACCTACTCAAATTCATCCGCAGCCTCCTCAATCTCCCCCTAGCTATGGACCACCTTATCAATATCCTCCACCTTCAGGTGGCTATTCTCCTCCATACTTTGCCGTCTCCGTACCATAA